Proteins encoded in a region of the Cyanobacteria bacterium GSL.Bin1 genome:
- a CDS encoding helix-turn-helix domain-containing protein: MTIALSYAKYHQLLEANQHTSSDKFESGSKIPENIGQGKIQKFVFQNDLGLVIRDLQMRDRVILKNPPRQHPVELGFRLSGYLQDEYGNYLQAGQNILVGGLEPGGTIDCFKPQNLLEISIYAELQHLERLIGGSPESYGLALKQFFHTIQKEPYFLVNATTPAMQIPLRQILQCPYQGITKRLYLESKTLELIALTLEPLLNRCQRQAATLNQRDRDKIHLARERLLEQLADPPSLKTLAQEAGCNEYKLKQGFRELFGTTVFGYLHNHRMECAQLLLMKENVTITEVACAVGYNSISAFSTAFRKKFGISPKSYWQSYL, translated from the coding sequence ATGACGATCGCGCTTTCTTATGCCAAGTATCATCAACTGTTAGAAGCCAATCAGCATACCTCTAGTGACAAATTTGAAAGTGGTTCCAAAATACCGGAAAACATTGGTCAAGGCAAAATTCAGAAATTTGTTTTCCAAAATGATCTGGGCTTAGTCATTAGAGACCTTCAAATGCGCGATCGCGTCATCTTAAAGAATCCACCTCGTCAACATCCAGTAGAATTGGGTTTTCGTCTCAGTGGATATTTGCAAGATGAATACGGCAATTATCTGCAAGCGGGACAAAACATTCTCGTAGGAGGCTTAGAACCCGGTGGCACTATAGACTGCTTTAAACCTCAAAATTTGTTAGAAATTAGCATTTATGCAGAATTACAGCATTTAGAAAGATTAATTGGTGGGTCGCCTGAATCTTATGGTCTAGCTCTCAAGCAATTTTTTCATACTATCCAAAAAGAACCCTATTTCTTGGTGAATGCAACCACCCCAGCCATGCAAATCCCCCTCCGTCAAATTCTACAATGTCCGTATCAAGGTATCACCAAACGACTTTATCTAGAAAGTAAAACCTTAGAATTAATTGCCTTGACCCTAGAACCTCTTCTCAATCGTTGCCAACGGCAAGCTGCAACCCTTAATCAGCGCGATCGCGATAAAATTCATCTAGCCCGAGAAAGATTACTGGAACAGTTAGCAGATCCTCCCTCCTTAAAAACATTAGCGCAAGAGGCAGGATGTAACGAGTATAAACTCAAGCAGGGATTTCGGGAACTGTTTGGAACCACCGTATTTGGTTACCTGCATAATCATCGCATGGAGTGTGCTCAACTTTTATTGATGAAAGAAAACGTCACTATCACCGAAGTCGCTTGCGCCGTGGGTTACAACAGTATTAGCGCCTTTAGCACTGCCTTTCGGAAAAAGTTTGGCATCAGTCCAAAAAGCTACTGGCAAAGCTATCTTTAA
- a CDS encoding TonB-dependent receptor: MNQLQQLNRLGMVSGVASAIVIVAQPAFAQGIAVTNVQLQKSDRGLELILETPTGKQPETFRTTYGETLIIDLINTQLQGEGFVEKNPASGIASVEVVQQYANTVRVKLVGTETVPTAQIKTTGQGIALNVNTDITTAEEPAPPPAPTPTPQQPEMGQQEPIELVVTATRTEQREEEVPRSVTVIDREEIEEQANFTQNLGDILGKLVPGFGPPSFQNRTNVQTLRGRQAQILVDGVPLRTNGAVDIQTRFITPSAIERIEVVRGPTAVFGGEAKGGVINIITREPTEEQFEATTKIGVGAALGGLEGDSFSNQQEQTIAFNQERFDLTFTFSREDTGSFFDAEGDRVAPNNATLDKTNTLNFLGKFGIDFTEEQRLQLTVNHTRDRREDLDFVAEASEEEGGKAVAVEEDLSYEDDTEPKINNTIVNLNYTHEDLIGSEIQAQAYYRDTFNRTRTPNRRFVNFAPIGTVVNSENDNETWGGRLQADTSLGEDSSLLWGVDYESQKAGDQTFNQLDMALLDEQGIVRKVGEIPILPEFDFNKLGLFAQAQWQLSDRLRFSGGLRHERFTLNLEEDFNNVVGSTIEAGEENFNETLFNLGLVYNFTDEINGFAKFSQGFSAPPFGDVISVAPDGFAIGSNFDDLQPEKVDEYEIGLRGNWENINASLSAFYNYSALGANLVVPSSPNEISSLARAPQRVYGVEATLDWQIEEDWQVGGTLSWNEGDSDNNDDGDFQPLSTRQIQPLKITAYLENQTTPGWNNRLQLLLVGSRDRAFDEEVDPSPVDSYVVLDYISSIKLGQGTLQIGLENLLDNQYLPVSSQTSLGGNLPQNAFAATGRRVTINYSLTW, translated from the coding sequence GTGAATCAGTTGCAACAATTAAACAGATTAGGAATGGTTAGTGGCGTTGCATCAGCAATAGTCATCGTCGCCCAACCCGCTTTTGCCCAGGGAATCGCAGTCACCAATGTCCAGCTTCAGAAAAGTGATCGCGGTCTGGAACTGATTTTGGAAACCCCAACCGGTAAACAACCGGAAACCTTTCGTACCACCTATGGGGAAACCTTAATCATTGACTTGATTAATACCCAACTCCAAGGAGAGGGGTTCGTAGAAAAAAACCCAGCTTCGGGAATTGCCTCGGTAGAAGTGGTTCAGCAATATGCCAATACAGTGCGGGTGAAATTGGTGGGTACGGAGACAGTGCCCACAGCGCAAATCAAGACAACCGGTCAAGGGATTGCTCTCAATGTCAACACCGATATAACCACTGCGGAAGAACCAGCACCACCGCCAGCACCGACACCAACGCCACAACAACCGGAAATGGGACAACAAGAACCCATTGAACTGGTGGTGACGGCAACCCGAACCGAACAACGAGAAGAAGAAGTACCTCGGTCAGTGACCGTCATTGATCGCGAAGAAATTGAGGAACAAGCTAACTTTACTCAAAACTTAGGAGATATCCTTGGCAAACTGGTGCCTGGATTTGGTCCACCCAGTTTTCAAAACCGTACCAACGTACAAACCCTGCGTGGTCGTCAAGCTCAGATTTTAGTGGATGGGGTTCCCTTACGAACCAATGGTGCTGTGGATATCCAAACCCGCTTTATTACCCCTTCTGCCATTGAACGGATTGAAGTGGTACGGGGTCCCACGGCAGTTTTCGGTGGAGAAGCCAAAGGGGGAGTCATTAATATTATTACCCGTGAGCCGACTGAAGAACAATTTGAAGCAACTACCAAAATTGGTGTTGGCGCTGCCCTCGGTGGCTTAGAAGGGGATAGCTTTAGCAATCAACAAGAACAAACCATTGCTTTTAATCAAGAGCGTTTTGACTTAACCTTTACCTTTTCTCGTGAAGATACGGGGAGTTTCTTTGACGCAGAAGGCGATCGCGTTGCCCCGAATAATGCCACATTAGATAAAACCAATACGCTCAATTTCTTAGGAAAGTTTGGTATTGATTTTACCGAAGAACAGAGACTACAACTGACTGTTAATCATACGCGCGATCGGCGAGAAGATCTTGATTTTGTTGCCGAAGCCTCTGAAGAAGAAGGAGGAAAAGCCGTTGCAGTCGAGGAGGATTTAAGCTACGAAGATGACACAGAACCCAAAATTAACAACACCATTGTTAACTTAAACTATACCCACGAAGACTTAATCGGCAGTGAAATCCAAGCGCAAGCCTACTATCGGGATACATTTAACCGCACCCGAACCCCAAACCGGCGATTTGTGAACTTTGCCCCCATTGGCACCGTTGTCAACTCCGAAAATGATAATGAAACTTGGGGCGGACGTTTGCAAGCGGATACGTCTCTGGGAGAGGATTCGAGTCTTCTCTGGGGTGTGGATTATGAGTCGCAAAAGGCGGGTGATCAAACCTTTAATCAATTAGATATGGCACTTTTAGATGAACAGGGGATTGTTCGGAAAGTGGGAGAGATTCCAATTTTGCCAGAGTTTGACTTTAATAAACTCGGTTTATTTGCGCAAGCCCAGTGGCAATTGAGTGATCGCCTCCGTTTCAGTGGAGGGCTGCGACATGAACGATTTACCCTAAATTTAGAAGAAGACTTTAACAACGTTGTGGGTTCAACCATTGAAGCGGGAGAAGAAAACTTTAATGAAACGCTTTTCAATCTGGGACTGGTTTACAACTTTACGGATGAAATTAACGGGTTTGCTAAATTCTCCCAAGGTTTCTCGGCTCCTCCCTTTGGGGATGTGATCAGTGTTGCGCCTGATGGTTTTGCCATTGGCAGTAATTTCGATGATTTACAACCGGAAAAAGTTGATGAATATGAAATTGGTCTTCGTGGCAATTGGGAGAATATTAATGCCAGCTTGTCTGCGTTTTATAATTATTCTGCATTGGGAGCTAATTTAGTGGTTCCCAGTAGTCCAAACGAAATTTCGAGCCTAGCTCGTGCGCCGCAGCGAGTTTATGGGGTGGAAGCGACGCTGGATTGGCAAATTGAGGAGGACTGGCAAGTTGGTGGTACCCTCAGTTGGAATGAAGGGGATAGTGACAATAATGATGATGGCGATTTTCAACCTCTGAGTACTCGTCAGATTCAACCGCTGAAGATAACCGCTTATTTGGAAAATCAGACGACGCCGGGTTGGAATAATCGGTTACAGCTTTTGTTGGTGGGTAGCCGCGATCGCGCGTTTGATGAAGAGGTGGATCCTTCTCCTGTCGATAGCTACGTTGTTTTAGACTATATCAGCAGTATCAAGTTAGGTCAGGGAACCCTGCAAATCGGGTTGGAAAACTTGCTGGACAATCAGTATCTCCCTGTCTCGTCTCAAACCAGTCTTGGCGGTAATCTTCCTCAAAATGCCTTTGCTGCAACTGGAAGAAGAGTGACGATTAACTACTCTCTAACTTGGTAA
- a CDS encoding ABC transporter substrate-binding protein, with product MLPSFPLKSPSLLSLTQPWLVLCCLLLGLLSGCKDNPTSTSFTSENVPPPSQLTRTVEHGMGETKVPENPQRIVTVESFTTESLLAIDLFPMGTVTPRPAYLEKRLQQAESIGSPRPDLERVLALQPDLILGTTYRQDIYDQASQIAPTVLFELETSADWKQVFTSVGKAVNRPEAVEQVMQDYRDRLARFKEKMGNPRDLEVSVVRVYPDRFELYLPNTFPGTILEDAGLSRPPSQRGDEFVRRISKEQLQLADGDVIFVWTYGKDSETVMEKLEADPLWSKLEAVQQGNVYQVNGSYWIGTGPIAANLVIDDLFRYLLQEDS from the coding sequence ATGCTCCCATCCTTTCCCTTAAAATCCCCTTCTCTATTGTCTCTCACCCAGCCTTGGCTTGTTTTATGTTGTCTTCTGCTGGGATTGCTATCCGGTTGTAAGGATAATCCTACTTCGACTTCATTTACGTCTGAAAATGTTCCACCTCCCTCCCAACTCACACGAACTGTTGAGCATGGGATGGGGGAAACCAAGGTTCCAGAAAACCCGCAACGGATTGTAACCGTAGAGTCTTTTACTACCGAGTCATTATTAGCCATTGACCTTTTTCCGATGGGAACCGTGACCCCTCGTCCTGCTTACCTGGAAAAACGACTCCAACAAGCAGAAAGCATCGGTTCTCCTCGCCCAGACTTAGAACGAGTGCTTGCTCTCCAACCTGATTTAATTCTCGGTACCACCTACCGACAAGACATTTATGATCAGGCATCGCAAATTGCGCCGACCGTTTTGTTTGAACTGGAAACGAGTGCTGACTGGAAGCAAGTCTTTACCTCGGTTGGGAAAGCAGTTAACCGTCCCGAGGCAGTTGAGCAAGTGATGCAAGACTATCGCGATCGCTTAGCAAGGTTTAAGGAAAAAATGGGCAATCCTCGTGATTTGGAAGTCTCAGTGGTTCGGGTTTATCCTGATCGATTTGAGCTTTACTTACCCAATACTTTTCCAGGAACCATTCTCGAAGATGCCGGTTTATCCCGTCCGCCTAGCCAACGCGGTGATGAGTTTGTCCGTCGTATTAGCAAGGAACAACTTCAACTCGCTGATGGGGATGTCATCTTTGTTTGGACGTATGGCAAAGATTCGGAAACGGTAATGGAGAAACTAGAAGCCGATCCCTTGTGGTCAAAGTTAGAAGCCGTCCAACAGGGTAACGTTTATCAGGTTAATGGTAGTTACTGGATTGGAACAGGTCCCATTGCTGCCAATCTGGTGATCGATGACCTGTTTCGCTACTTGCTTCAGGAGGACTCGTGA